One window from the genome of Syntrophales bacterium encodes:
- a CDS encoding universal stress protein encodes MKNRFIVLIDFSAYSKHLIQFAYDWSQRANAEILLVHHVVALYPVMTPYEVKIKLTGDATRKARERLKKLIKVVLPGGTAVRSIVSDSNLIVIIKQLLGEPYNNLLLLGIKGTGLLKKIFIGSQAVEIINHINNLIVAIPENAACCAPDVIHVAVQRDYPLHIYEFNKFLGFHAEKSSRLVFFSVMMPGDDQYSIEQYLKELTELYMDKFNVSHELYLGKKALKSLREVILKKQNEFIVVQRGSRMLLTDVFRKFLINELVYEGNTPLVIVP; translated from the coding sequence ATGAAGAACAGATTTATCGTATTGATTGATTTCTCAGCTTATTCAAAACACCTCATTCAATTTGCCTATGACTGGAGTCAAAGAGCGAATGCTGAAATACTTCTGGTTCACCACGTCGTTGCATTATATCCAGTCATGACACCTTATGAAGTCAAGATTAAACTTACAGGTGATGCCACCAGAAAAGCTCGGGAAAGACTAAAAAAGTTGATTAAAGTCGTTCTTCCAGGAGGAACAGCAGTCAGATCAATTGTTTCTGACAGCAATCTAATCGTGATTATAAAGCAGTTGCTTGGAGAACCATACAACAATTTATTGCTTCTTGGTATCAAGGGAACCGGTTTGTTGAAGAAGATATTCATTGGGAGTCAGGCCGTAGAAATAATAAACCATATTAATAACTTGATCGTGGCCATACCTGAAAATGCCGCCTGTTGTGCTCCAGATGTTATCCATGTCGCAGTTCAAAGAGATTATCCGCTGCACATTTATGAATTCAATAAATTCTTGGGCTTTCATGCAGAAAAATCAAGCAGGCTTGTCTTCTTCTCTGTTATGATGCCCGGAGATGACCAATACTCAATTGAACAATATTTGAAAGAGTTGACGGAACTATACATGGATAAATTCAATGTATCTCATGAGCTGTACTTAGGAAAAAAAGCATTGAAATCTCTCAGAGAAGTGATTCTAAAAAAGCAGAATGAATTCATTGTAGTTCAAAGAGGATCGAGGATGTTGTTGACGGATGTCTTTAGAAAATTTCTGATCAATGAACTTGTTTATGAAGGGAATACGCCATT
- a CDS encoding cation:proton antiporter, translating to MNELNILITFAGGLAAALVFGYIAHRLKISPIVGYLLAGILVGPHTPGFVANREVAEQFAEIGVILLLFGIGLRFHLRELYAVWRVAVPGALIQSTMSTVVLMLLLYLMGWNWISGLILGMAISVASTVVMARVLAEWHDLHAQIGHIAVGWTVVEDILTVLMLLLLPIIFASGGATSHSIGYVLGVAALKVTGLVAVVVVLGLWVIPWALERIEKTHSRELFTLAVLVLAVGIAVSSAKFFGVSMALGAFLAGLAVGRSEFAARAAGDAVPMRDAFAVLFFVSVGMLFDPRSLLQSPLAVIIVLAVVIIIKPLAATLTVRLLGKPIMIAVPVGAAFSQVGEFSFILGVVALQLGLINDIGWNALVTASIISIALNPFIYRWARRRSTRVAKIPITQKARPSVEPNNCILVGYGPVGKIVYKILSERGADVTVIDLNLDTVRRLRADGKKALYGDVLRPDTLDEAGIASAGRFILSADVENAAEIIRQVRLLNPDLKVLARCAHLRDAASLRRAGAEIVAAGEAEVGVALAEALADEDEMTCGVTTANREAIRNALYDLPG from the coding sequence ATGAATGAATTGAACATACTTATTACATTCGCCGGCGGCCTTGCCGCGGCCCTGGTATTTGGCTATATTGCTCACCGCCTGAAAATTTCCCCCATCGTTGGTTACCTTCTGGCAGGTATTCTCGTAGGTCCCCATACCCCGGGCTTCGTTGCTAACCGCGAGGTGGCAGAGCAGTTCGCAGAAATTGGCGTCATTCTGTTGCTCTTTGGAATCGGCCTGCGTTTTCACTTGCGTGAGTTGTATGCTGTCTGGCGCGTGGCCGTGCCTGGAGCATTGATCCAGAGCACGATGTCCACGGTCGTGTTGATGCTGCTGCTTTACCTAATGGGCTGGAACTGGATCTCCGGACTGATTCTGGGAATGGCGATCTCGGTTGCCAGCACAGTCGTCATGGCAAGGGTCTTGGCCGAGTGGCATGATCTCCATGCCCAGATCGGTCATATTGCAGTCGGCTGGACAGTTGTCGAAGACATCCTCACCGTGCTAATGCTCTTACTGTTGCCCATCATCTTTGCCTCGGGCGGCGCAACGAGTCACAGCATCGGGTATGTTCTTGGGGTTGCAGCCCTGAAGGTCACCGGTTTGGTAGCTGTCGTTGTCGTTCTGGGATTGTGGGTCATTCCCTGGGCACTGGAGCGTATCGAAAAGACCCATTCCCGCGAACTCTTCACCCTGGCAGTGCTTGTCCTGGCCGTAGGGATCGCCGTCAGTTCCGCAAAGTTCTTTGGTGTGTCGATGGCTCTCGGGGCTTTCCTTGCTGGGCTTGCTGTTGGTCGCTCAGAATTTGCCGCTCGGGCGGCCGGTGATGCTGTACCGATGCGTGATGCCTTCGCTGTTCTTTTCTTCGTATCGGTCGGCATGCTCTTCGACCCCCGGAGTCTCCTCCAATCACCACTGGCTGTTATCATTGTGCTGGCTGTGGTGATCATCATCAAGCCGTTGGCTGCCACTTTGACCGTTCGCCTTCTTGGCAAACCCATCATGATAGCCGTTCCGGTCGGGGCAGCATTTTCACAGGTGGGTGAATTCAGCTTTATCCTGGGCGTGGTCGCTCTCCAATTGGGACTGATCAATGATATCGGATGGAACGCCCTAGTGACTGCTTCAATCATCTCGATAGCCCTGAATCCATTTATCTATCGCTGGGCTCGCCGCAGGTCTACTAGGGTGGCAAAGATCCCGATTACCCAAAAGGCACGACCCAGCGTCGAACCAAACAACTGCATTCTGGTCGGCTACGGACCGGTGGGAAAAATCGTGTATAAAATTCTTTCCGAACGCGGCGCCGACGTCACAGTGATCGATCTCAATCTGGACACGGTCCGCCGGCTGCGAGCCGACGGGAAAAAGGCACTGTACGGCGATGTTCTACGGCCGGACACCTTGGATGAAGCCGGTATCGCGTCGGCAGGTCGTTTTATTCTCAGTGCAGATGTAGAGAATGCAGCGGAAATCATCAGGCAAGTGCGTCTCCTGAACCCGGACCTGAAGGTTCTTGCACGTTGTGCCCATCTACGTGATGCAGCCTCACTGAGGCGTGCTGGTGCCGAGATCGTTGCTGCGGGTGAAGCCGAAGTGGGGGTCGCTCTGGCTGAAGCGCTGGCGGATGAGGACGAGATGACTTGCGGTGTTACCACTGCTAATAGAGAAGCCATTCGAAATGCCCTGTATGATTTACCAGGGTGA
- a CDS encoding DUF3124 domain-containing protein, translating into MKRFISVLVCILILSCVAACRSNERNAVQPVASESSFDASILTVKETDARKIKGQVVYAPIYSNLPRERGKKFDISGFVTIHNTDLSHKIRITKVLYFNNDGKLVKDFTPQGLALEPLGATNFYIPQSDQSGTGANFLVEWVSDTPVCEPLIESIMINLGLHETFAFQSRGRAIREQR; encoded by the coding sequence ATGAAACGCTTTATCTCCGTATTGGTATGTATTTTGATCCTATCCTGTGTCGCTGCTTGCAGAAGCAATGAAAGGAATGCCGTACAGCCTGTCGCATCGGAAAGCAGTTTTGATGCAAGCATACTGACGGTGAAGGAGACAGATGCAAGGAAAATAAAAGGACAGGTCGTTTATGCTCCGATCTACTCGAACCTGCCGCGAGAGAGGGGTAAGAAATTCGATATCAGCGGTTTTGTCACCATCCACAACACGGACTTGTCTCATAAGATTCGGATCACAAAGGTTCTGTATTTCAATAATGACGGGAAACTCGTGAAGGATTTTACTCCGCAGGGTCTGGCTTTGGAGCCGCTGGGAGCTACGAACTTTTATATACCCCAAAGTGACCAGAGCGGAACTGGGGCGAATTTTCTCGTTGAATGGGTTTCAGATACACCAGTTTGTGAACCCTTAATAGAGTCAATCATGATTAATCTTGGATTACATGAAACGTTCGCATTCCAAAGCCGGGGTCGAGCTATACGTGAGCAGCGGTAG
- a CDS encoding ribbon-helix-helix protein, CopG family encodes MIRRREENPLCLSVLVAPSPPSLISKQQEQDPQVKAEHSEPEGVALTCGALLLQGGARRGGRKKYLTMDSMKVYTSTTQDTKEDEMERPRKQYTVQIEDDVIERIDRLAAEMDLSRSQLMRNLIMIGLEDAEILNKTPLMKVAKIERYVREKFLTDIVGGRLTLNKKGDWKVNK; translated from the coding sequence ATGATACGGAGAAGAGAGGAAAACCCTCTTTGTCTGAGCGTTCTTGTCGCACCCTCCCCGCCGTCGCTGATTTCCAAACAGCAAGAGCAAGACCCGCAAGTCAAGGCCGAGCACAGCGAGCCCGAAGGGGTAGCCTTGACGTGCGGGGCGCTCTTGCTACAGGGCGGCGCAAGGCGGGGGGGAAGGAAAAAATACTTGACAATGGATTCAATGAAAGTATATACCTCCACAACACAGGATACGAAGGAGGACGAAATGGAAAGGCCACGCAAGCAATACACCGTCCAAATCGAAGACGATGTGATCGAAAGGATTGACCGCCTGGCGGCGGAAATGGACTTGAGCCGAAGCCAGCTCATGCGCAACCTGATCATGATTGGTCTTGAGGATGCGGAGATCCTCAACAAAACGCCTCTCATGAAAGTAGCGAAGATCGAAAGATATGTCCGTGAAAAGTTCCTTACGGATATCGTGGGCGGCAGGCTGACGCTAAACAAGAAGGGGGATTGGAAGGTCAACAAATAG